A window of Solanum stenotomum isolate F172 chromosome 3, ASM1918654v1, whole genome shotgun sequence contains these coding sequences:
- the LOC125858340 gene encoding shaggy-related protein kinase eta-like isoform X1 has product MADDKEMSAPVMDVNGGVTGHIISTTIGGKNGEPKQTVSYMAERIVGTGSFGVVFQAKCLENGETVAIKKVLQDRRYKNRELQLMRTMDNPNVVSLKHCFYSTTSKNELFLNLVMEYVPETMYRMLKHYSNMNQRMPLIYVKLYTYQVFRGLAYMHTVADVCHRDLKPQNILVDPVTHQVKICDFGSAKVLVKGEANISYICSRFYRAPELIFGATEYTTSIDIWSAGCVLAELLLGQPLFPGENAVDQLVEIIKVLGTPTREEIRCMNPNYTDFRFPQIKAHPWHKVFHKRMPPEAIDLASRLLQYSPSLRCNALEACAHPFFDELREPNARLPHGRQLPPLFNFKQELAGASPDLINRLIPDHIKRQMGLHHFTTRDDMT; this is encoded by the exons ATGGCTGATGATAAG GAGATGTCTGCTCCTGTTATGGATGTGAATGGGGGAGTCACGGGTCATATAATTTCCACTACCATTGGAGGTAAAAATGGTGAGCCAAAGCAG ACAGTCAGTTACATGGCTGAACGTATTGTGGGGACTGGATCGTTTGGAGTTGTTTTTCAG GCAAAATGCCTGGAAAATGGGGAGACAGTTGCGATAAAGAAGGTTTTACAAGATCGTAGATACAAGAATCGTGAACTACAGTTGATGCGCACTATGGATAACCCAAATGTTGTTTCATTGAAGCATTGCTTCTATTCAACTACTAGTAAAAATGagctttttctcaatttggtcATGGAATATGTCCCAGAAACCATGTATCGCATGTTGAAGCATTACAGCAATATGAACCAAAGAATGCCACTCATCTATGTTAAGCTTTACACGTATCAA GTATTTAGGGGGCTGGCATACATGCACACTGTTGCTGACGTTTGCCACAGAGACTTAAAACCTCAGAATATTTTG GTAGACCCTGTTACCCACCAAGTGAAAATTTGTGATTTTGGAAGTGCAAAAGTGCTG GTTAAAGGTGAAGCAAACATCTCATACATCTGTTCACGGTTTTATCGGGCTCCTGAACTCATATTCGGTGCAACAGAATATACGACCTCTATTGATATCTGGTCAGCTGGTTGCGTCCTTGCAGAGCTTCTCCTAGGCCAG CCATTATTTCCTGGAGAAAATGCTGTCGATCAGCTTGTTGAGATAATCAAG GTACTTGGAACACCAACAAGGGAGGAAATCCGTTGTATGAATCCAAATTACACTGATTTTCGGTTTCCACAAATCAAAGCACACCCTTGGCATAAG GTATTCCACAAACGAATGCCGCCTGAAGCTATTGACCTTGCTTCACGTCTATTGCAGTACTCACCTAGTCTTCGTTGCAATGCT CTTGAAGCATGTGCACATCCATTCTTTGATGAGCTTCGAGAACCCAACGCACGCCTTCCCCATGGCCGGCAATTGCCGCCTCTTTTCAATTTTAAGCAGGAG TTGGCTGGTGCCTCTCCAGACCTCATTAACAGGTTGATACCAGATCATATAAAAAGGCAAATGGGACTGCATCATTTCACGACCCGTGATGACATGACGTGA
- the LOC125858340 gene encoding shaggy-related protein kinase eta-like isoform X2, translating to MILLEMSAPVMDVNGGVTGHIISTTIGGKNGEPKQTVSYMAERIVGTGSFGVVFQAKCLENGETVAIKKVLQDRRYKNRELQLMRTMDNPNVVSLKHCFYSTTSKNELFLNLVMEYVPETMYRMLKHYSNMNQRMPLIYVKLYTYQVFRGLAYMHTVADVCHRDLKPQNILVDPVTHQVKICDFGSAKVLVKGEANISYICSRFYRAPELIFGATEYTTSIDIWSAGCVLAELLLGQPLFPGENAVDQLVEIIKVLGTPTREEIRCMNPNYTDFRFPQIKAHPWHKVFHKRMPPEAIDLASRLLQYSPSLRCNALEACAHPFFDELREPNARLPHGRQLPPLFNFKQELAGASPDLINRLIPDHIKRQMGLHHFTTRDDMT from the exons ATGATACTTTTG GAGATGTCTGCTCCTGTTATGGATGTGAATGGGGGAGTCACGGGTCATATAATTTCCACTACCATTGGAGGTAAAAATGGTGAGCCAAAGCAG ACAGTCAGTTACATGGCTGAACGTATTGTGGGGACTGGATCGTTTGGAGTTGTTTTTCAG GCAAAATGCCTGGAAAATGGGGAGACAGTTGCGATAAAGAAGGTTTTACAAGATCGTAGATACAAGAATCGTGAACTACAGTTGATGCGCACTATGGATAACCCAAATGTTGTTTCATTGAAGCATTGCTTCTATTCAACTACTAGTAAAAATGagctttttctcaatttggtcATGGAATATGTCCCAGAAACCATGTATCGCATGTTGAAGCATTACAGCAATATGAACCAAAGAATGCCACTCATCTATGTTAAGCTTTACACGTATCAA GTATTTAGGGGGCTGGCATACATGCACACTGTTGCTGACGTTTGCCACAGAGACTTAAAACCTCAGAATATTTTG GTAGACCCTGTTACCCACCAAGTGAAAATTTGTGATTTTGGAAGTGCAAAAGTGCTG GTTAAAGGTGAAGCAAACATCTCATACATCTGTTCACGGTTTTATCGGGCTCCTGAACTCATATTCGGTGCAACAGAATATACGACCTCTATTGATATCTGGTCAGCTGGTTGCGTCCTTGCAGAGCTTCTCCTAGGCCAG CCATTATTTCCTGGAGAAAATGCTGTCGATCAGCTTGTTGAGATAATCAAG GTACTTGGAACACCAACAAGGGAGGAAATCCGTTGTATGAATCCAAATTACACTGATTTTCGGTTTCCACAAATCAAAGCACACCCTTGGCATAAG GTATTCCACAAACGAATGCCGCCTGAAGCTATTGACCTTGCTTCACGTCTATTGCAGTACTCACCTAGTCTTCGTTGCAATGCT CTTGAAGCATGTGCACATCCATTCTTTGATGAGCTTCGAGAACCCAACGCACGCCTTCCCCATGGCCGGCAATTGCCGCCTCTTTTCAATTTTAAGCAGGAG TTGGCTGGTGCCTCTCCAGACCTCATTAACAGGTTGATACCAGATCATATAAAAAGGCAAATGGGACTGCATCATTTCACGACCCGTGATGACATGACGTGA
- the LOC125858353 gene encoding uncharacterized protein LOC125858353, protein MDKEMDARNQKVDVPETVVTIRLDEDGETEKSRIGVEDGDSEGNEVKVKDLKKGDEFSTVIDVKCDGGDGKLGEDLEGDGQRVCRICHLSTYEAEKNLVDLIELGCGCKGELGFVHSHCAEAWFKLKGNRVCEICGEVAQNVTGVSNNRFIEEWNDARSTASGVGSTETTRGCWHGQPFCNFLMACLVISFVLPWFFRVNMF, encoded by the exons ATGGATAAGGAGATGGACGCACGGAATCAGAAAGTGGATGTTCCTGAGACTGTGGTGACTATTAGATTGGATGAAGATGGGGaaactgaaaaatcaagaattgGTGTGGAAGATGGAGATTCGGAAGGGAATGAGGTGAAAGTGAAGGATTTGAAGAAGGGTGATGAGTTTTCGACTGTAATTGATGTGAAGTGTGATGGTGGTGATGGGAAATTGGGAGAGGATTTGGAAGGGGATGGACAAAGGGTGTGTAGGATTTGCCATTTGAGTACATATGAAGCTGAAAAGAATTTGGTGGATTTGATTGAGCTTGGTTGTGGTTGTAAAGGAGAGCTTGGATTTGTGCATTCTCATTGTGCTGAGGCTTGGTTTAAGCTAAAAGGGAACAG AGTGTGTGAAATTTGTGGGGAGGTCGCACAAAATGTTACTGGTGTCAGCAATAACAGATTTATTGAAGAGTGGAATGATGCAAGATCTACTGCAAGTGGTGTTGGTTCAACCGAAACGACTAGAGGTTGCTGGCATGGACAGCCATTCTGTAACTTCTTAATGGCGTGCCTGGTAATATCATTCGTGTTGCCATGGTTTTTCCGTGTAAATATGTTTTGA